In a genomic window of Streptomyces sp. NBC_01231:
- a CDS encoding DUF397 domain-containing protein has protein sequence MREYDLSNASWRKSTHSDGNGGDCVEIAYDFPGAARWRKSTYSDGNGGSCVEVADGVPGVVPVRDSKVVGGAVLVIGPAA, from the coding sequence ATGCGCGAGTACGACCTGAGCAACGCAAGCTGGCGCAAGAGCACGCACAGCGACGGCAACGGCGGCGATTGCGTCGAGATCGCGTACGACTTCCCGGGCGCCGCCCGCTGGCGCAAGAGCACCTACAGCGACGGCAACGGCGGCAGCTGCGTCGAGGTCGCCGACGGAGTCCCCGGCGTCGTACCCGTCCGGGACAGCAAGGTGGTCGGTGGAGCCGTGCTGGTGATCGGGCCGGCCGCCTGA
- a CDS encoding metal ABC transporter ATP-binding protein, whose protein sequence is MIPTEDLVSEPVVSLRGVRAELGSRPVLRGIDLSVDRGEVVALLGANGSGKSTAIRTVIGQVPLTGGEIRLFGTPRRGFRDWARVGYVPQRTTAAGGVPATVTEIVSSGRLSRARFGVLRKADHEAVRRALDLVGMADRAKDSVNALSGGQHQRVLIARALAAEPELLIMDEPMAGVDLASQEVLAQTLRDQVASGTTVLLVLHELGPLEPLIDRAVVLRDGCVTHDGPPPQALGQHALPGHDHVHPHAGHDAEPIRTGLLS, encoded by the coding sequence ATGATCCCTACGGAGGACCTCGTGAGCGAGCCCGTCGTATCCCTGCGCGGCGTCCGCGCCGAGTTGGGCTCGCGCCCTGTCCTGCGCGGCATCGACCTCTCCGTGGACCGCGGGGAGGTCGTCGCGCTGCTCGGCGCCAACGGCTCCGGCAAGTCGACCGCGATCCGCACCGTCATCGGCCAGGTGCCGCTCACCGGCGGCGAGATCAGGCTGTTCGGCACCCCGCGCCGCGGCTTCCGGGACTGGGCGCGCGTCGGCTACGTACCGCAGCGCACCACCGCCGCGGGCGGTGTGCCCGCCACGGTCACCGAGATCGTCTCCTCCGGGCGTCTGTCCCGGGCCCGCTTCGGCGTGCTGCGCAAGGCCGACCACGAGGCCGTACGCCGGGCCCTGGACCTGGTCGGCATGGCCGACCGCGCCAAGGACTCCGTCAACGCCCTGTCCGGCGGCCAGCACCAGCGCGTGCTGATCGCCCGTGCCCTCGCCGCCGAACCCGAACTGCTGATCATGGACGAGCCGATGGCGGGCGTGGACCTGGCCAGCCAGGAGGTCCTCGCCCAGACGCTGCGGGACCAGGTGGCGTCCGGTACGACGGTGCTGCTGGTCCTCCACGAACTGGGCCCCCTGGAGCCCCTGATCGACCGGGCGGTCGTCCTGCGCGACGGCTGCGTGACGCACGACGGCCCGCCCCCGCAGGCCCTCGGCCAGCACGCCCTGCCCGGCCACGACCACGTACACCCGCACGCGGGTCACGACGCCGAACCGATCCGGACGGGACTGCTGAGCTGA
- a CDS encoding isoprenyl transferase, protein MAVRGILGRQRREYKTPEPHPSGARAPKLPSELVAKHVAIVMDGNGRWAKERGLPRTEGHKVGAERVLDVLQGAIEMGVGSISLYAFSTENWKRSPDEVRFLMNFNRDFIRKTRDQLDELGIRVRWVGRMPRLWKSVAKELQVAQEQTKGNDRLTLYFCMNYGGRAELADAMQAIAEDVKAGRLDPSKVSEKTIQKYLYYPDMPDVDLFLRPSGEQRTSNYLLWQSAYAEMIFQNVLWPDFDRRDLWRACVEFASRDRRFGGAIPNEELLAMEGEQE, encoded by the coding sequence ATGGCCGTACGCGGGATCCTGGGGCGCCAGCGCCGCGAGTACAAGACGCCGGAACCGCACCCGTCCGGAGCCCGTGCGCCGAAGCTCCCGAGTGAGCTGGTCGCGAAGCATGTGGCGATCGTCATGGACGGCAACGGACGCTGGGCGAAGGAACGCGGGCTGCCGCGCACCGAGGGCCACAAGGTCGGTGCCGAGCGGGTGCTGGACGTGCTGCAGGGCGCGATCGAGATGGGCGTCGGGAGCATCTCGCTGTACGCCTTCTCCACGGAGAACTGGAAGCGTTCGCCGGACGAGGTGCGCTTCCTGATGAACTTCAACCGGGACTTCATCCGCAAGACCCGGGACCAGCTCGACGAACTCGGGATCCGGGTGCGGTGGGTGGGGCGGATGCCCCGGCTGTGGAAGTCCGTCGCCAAGGAGCTCCAGGTCGCCCAGGAGCAGACCAAGGGCAACGACAGGCTGACGCTGTACTTCTGCATGAACTACGGCGGGCGGGCCGAGCTCGCGGACGCCATGCAGGCCATCGCGGAGGACGTGAAGGCCGGCCGGCTCGACCCGTCGAAGGTCTCCGAGAAGACCATCCAGAAGTACCTGTACTACCCGGACATGCCGGACGTGGACCTGTTCCTGCGGCCGAGTGGTGAGCAGCGCACCTCCAACTACCTTCTGTGGCAGAGCGCTTACGCCGAGATGATCTTCCAGAACGTGCTCTGGCCGGATTTCGACCGGCGGGACCTGTGGCGCGCGTGCGTGGAGTTCGCCTCCCGTGACCGGCGCTTCGGCGGCGCCATCCCGAACGAGGAGCTGCTGGCCATGGAGGGCGAGCAGGAGTAG
- a CDS encoding transcriptional repressor: MTTAGPPVKGRATRQRAAVAAALDEVDEFRSAQDLHDMLKHKGDSVGLTTVYRTLQSLADAGEVDVLRTSDGESVYRRCSTGEHHHHLVCRVCGKAVEVEGPAVEKWADAIAAEHGFVNVAHTVEIFGTCAECAARK, from the coding sequence GTGACGACCGCTGGACCGCCAGTGAAGGGCCGCGCGACCCGGCAGCGGGCCGCCGTGGCGGCGGCGCTCGACGAGGTCGACGAGTTCCGCAGTGCTCAGGATCTCCACGACATGCTCAAGCACAAGGGCGACTCCGTCGGGCTGACCACGGTCTACCGCACGCTCCAGTCGCTCGCCGACGCCGGCGAGGTCGACGTCCTGCGCACCTCCGACGGCGAGTCCGTCTACCGCCGCTGCTCCACCGGCGAACACCACCACCACCTGGTCTGCCGCGTCTGCGGCAAGGCCGTCGAGGTCGAGGGACCGGCGGTGGAGAAGTGGGCGGACGCCATCGCGGCGGAACACGGCTTCGTGAACGTGGCCCACACGGTGGAGATCTTCGGCACGTGTGCGGAGTGCGCGGCGAGGAAGTAG
- a CDS encoding metal ABC transporter permease has protein sequence MDLLNYAFMQRALLAAVLVGITAPAVGIYLVQRRQALMGDGIGHVAMTGVGLGFLLSTSPVWMAMAVSVLGTVVMELIRWYGRTRGDIALAMLFYGGMAAGVMFTNLAPGGSNANLMSYLFGSLSTVSPADVTAICWLAAFVLLITLGLRRQLFAVSQDEEFARVTGLPVRVLNLLTAITAAVTVTVAMRVVGLLLVSALMVVPVAAAQQLTRSFAATFAVAVAIGVSVTIGGTVTSYYQDVPPGATIVLLTIGAFIALTVLATPLARRRARALADRQPAGDPAECVIPASREPGGKVGV, from the coding sequence ATGGACCTCCTGAACTACGCCTTCATGCAGCGGGCCCTGCTCGCGGCCGTCCTGGTCGGCATCACCGCCCCCGCGGTCGGCATCTACCTCGTCCAGCGCCGCCAGGCCCTCATGGGCGACGGCATCGGCCACGTGGCGATGACCGGCGTCGGCCTCGGCTTCCTGCTGTCCACGTCCCCGGTGTGGATGGCGATGGCCGTCTCCGTCCTCGGCACCGTGGTGATGGAGCTGATCCGCTGGTACGGCAGGACTCGCGGCGACATCGCCCTCGCGATGCTCTTCTACGGCGGGATGGCCGCCGGTGTGATGTTCACCAACCTCGCGCCGGGCGGCTCCAACGCGAACCTGATGTCGTACCTGTTCGGTTCCCTGTCGACGGTGAGCCCGGCGGACGTGACCGCGATCTGCTGGCTCGCGGCGTTCGTGCTCCTGATCACACTGGGCCTGCGCCGCCAACTGTTCGCGGTCAGTCAGGACGAGGAGTTCGCGCGGGTCACCGGTCTGCCGGTGCGCGTACTGAACCTGCTGACGGCGATCACCGCGGCGGTGACGGTGACGGTCGCCATGCGGGTCGTGGGCTTGTTGCTGGTGTCGGCGCTGATGGTGGTGCCGGTGGCGGCGGCCCAGCAGCTCACGCGCAGCTTCGCGGCGACGTTCGCGGTCGCGGTGGCCATCGGCGTGAGCGTGACGATCGGCGGGACCGTCACGTCGTACTACCAGGACGTACCGCCCGGCGCGACGATCGTGCTGCTGACCATCGGGGCGTTCATCGCGCTGACCGTGCTCGCGACCCCGCTGGCCCGGCGCCGCGCGCGGGCCCTCGCCGACCGGCAGCCTGCCGGGGACCCGGCGGAGTGCGTGATTCCGGCCAGCCGTGAACCCGGCGGGAAGGTGGGCGTCTGA
- the recO gene encoding DNA repair protein RecO, with product MSLFRDDGIVLRTQKLGEADRIITLLTRGHGRVRAVARGVRRTKSKFGARLEPFSHVDVQFFARGSELIGRGLPLCTQSETIAPYGGGIVADYTRYTAGTAMLETAERFTDHEGEPAVQQYLLLVGALRTLARGEHAPHLVLDAFLLRSLAVNGYAPTFSDCAKCGMPGPNRFFSVASGGSVCLDCRVPGSVVPSPQTLELLGALLTGDWETADACEPRHVREGSGLVSAYLHWHLERGLRSLRYVEK from the coding sequence ATGAGTCTGTTCCGCGACGACGGCATCGTGCTGCGCACCCAGAAGCTGGGTGAGGCGGACCGGATCATCACGCTGCTCACGCGGGGTCACGGCCGGGTACGGGCCGTGGCCCGCGGGGTACGCCGGACCAAGTCGAAGTTCGGGGCGCGGCTGGAGCCCTTCTCCCACGTCGACGTGCAGTTCTTCGCGCGGGGCAGTGAACTGATCGGGCGCGGGCTGCCGCTGTGCACACAGAGTGAGACCATCGCGCCATACGGGGGCGGGATCGTCGCGGACTACACGCGGTACACCGCCGGGACGGCCATGCTGGAGACCGCCGAGCGGTTCACCGACCACGAGGGCGAGCCGGCGGTGCAGCAGTATCTGCTGCTCGTCGGGGCACTGCGCACACTCGCCCGCGGCGAGCACGCCCCGCACCTCGTCCTGGACGCCTTCCTGCTGCGCTCGCTCGCCGTCAACGGGTACGCGCCCACCTTCAGTGACTGCGCGAAGTGCGGTATGCCCGGTCCGAACCGGTTCTTCTCGGTCGCGTCCGGAGGGTCGGTCTGCCTGGACTGCCGGGTGCCCGGGAGTGTCGTACCGTCGCCGCAGACCCTGGAACTCCTCGGGGCGCTGCTTACGGGAGACTGGGAGACCGCGGACGCGTGCGAGCCGCGGCATGTGCGGGAGGGCAGCGGGCTGGTGTCCGCCTATCTGCACTGGCATCTGGAGCGCGGGCTGCGCTCGCTTCGCTACGTGGAAAAGTAG
- a CDS encoding metal ABC transporter substrate-binding protein — protein sequence MNVRRRLISTAAMTAVTALGLGTLSACSTDSAAAGNTDKFDVVASFYPLAFLAQEIGGDHVNVSDLTKPGQEPHDLEISAQQTAQLQESDAVLYLKNLQPAVDDAVAQSEIGTKIDAASLTSLEKHGNEVGGHAAEHDDHADEELAGLDPHIWLDPVRYAQVAQGVGKAFEKADPDHAADYKKNTAALVTKLNALNTQFKDGLTNTRTKVFITTHAAFGYLAERYGLTEEAISGLDPESEPSANRVKNLEKMAKADGVSTVFYETLVSDKTAKTIAADSHLRTDVLDPIEGITSKSKGDDYFQVMESNLKALRTALGAE from the coding sequence ATGAACGTACGACGTCGCCTCATATCCACGGCCGCCATGACGGCCGTCACCGCGCTGGGCCTCGGTACCCTCTCCGCCTGCTCCACCGACAGTGCCGCCGCGGGCAACACGGACAAGTTCGACGTCGTCGCGTCGTTCTACCCGCTGGCCTTCCTCGCCCAGGAGATCGGCGGGGACCATGTGAATGTCAGCGACCTCACCAAGCCCGGCCAGGAGCCGCACGACCTGGAGATCAGCGCCCAGCAGACCGCGCAGCTCCAGGAGTCCGACGCGGTGCTCTACCTCAAGAACCTCCAGCCCGCCGTCGACGACGCGGTGGCCCAGTCCGAGATCGGGACGAAGATCGACGCCGCCTCCCTCACCTCGCTGGAGAAGCACGGCAACGAGGTCGGCGGTCACGCGGCCGAGCACGACGACCACGCCGACGAGGAACTGGCCGGCCTCGACCCCCACATCTGGCTCGACCCGGTGCGCTACGCCCAGGTCGCCCAGGGTGTCGGCAAGGCCTTCGAGAAGGCCGACCCGGACCACGCGGCCGACTACAAGAAGAACACCGCCGCCCTGGTCACGAAGCTGAACGCCCTGAACACCCAGTTCAAGGACGGCCTGACGAACACGAGGACCAAGGTCTTCATCACCACGCACGCCGCCTTCGGCTACCTCGCCGAGCGCTACGGCCTGACCGAGGAGGCCATCAGCGGCCTCGACCCCGAGTCCGAGCCCAGCGCGAACCGCGTCAAGAACCTTGAGAAGATGGCGAAGGCCGACGGCGTCTCCACGGTCTTCTACGAGACGCTCGTCAGCGACAAGACCGCGAAGACCATCGCCGCCGACTCGCACCTCAGGACCGACGTCCTCGACCCGATCGAGGGCATCACGTCCAAGTCGAAGGGCGACGACTACTTCCAGGTCATGGAGTCCAACCTCAAGGCGCTGCGGACCGCACTGGGCGCCGAATGA
- a CDS encoding glycine--tRNA ligase, protein MAADKIDTIVSLSKRRGFVFPCSEIYGGQRAAWDYGPLGVELKENLKRQWWRYMVTSREDVVGIDSSVILAPEVWQASGHVATFTDPLTECTSCHKRFRADHLEEAYEAKHNRPPENGLADVNCPNCGNKGQFTEPKQFSGLLSTHLGPTQDSGSVAYLRPETAQGIFTNFAQVQTTSRRKPPFGIAQMGKSFRNEITPGNFIFRTREFEQMEMEFFVKPGEDETWQEYWMEQRWNWYTGLGLREENMRWFEHPKEKLSHYSKRTADIEYRFQFGGNEWGELEGVANRTDYDLGAHSKASGQDLSYFDQDAQERWTPYVIEPAAGVGRAMLAFLLDAYFEDEAPNAKGKLEKRTVLRLDPRLSPVKVAVLPLSRNPELSPKAKGLAQALRQHWNIDFDDAGAIGRRYRRQDEIGTPFCVTVDFDTLDDNAVTVRERDSMKQERVSLDQIEGYLASRLIGC, encoded by the coding sequence GTGGCCGCCGACAAGATCGACACCATCGTCAGCCTGAGCAAGCGCCGTGGCTTCGTATTCCCCTGCAGTGAGATCTACGGCGGACAGCGCGCCGCCTGGGACTACGGGCCGCTGGGTGTCGAGCTCAAGGAGAACCTCAAGCGCCAGTGGTGGCGCTACATGGTGACCTCGCGCGAGGACGTCGTCGGTATCGACTCGTCCGTGATCCTGGCCCCCGAGGTCTGGCAGGCATCCGGTCACGTCGCCACCTTCACGGACCCGCTCACCGAGTGCACCTCCTGTCACAAGCGGTTCCGCGCGGACCACCTGGAGGAGGCCTACGAGGCCAAGCACAACCGCCCGCCGGAGAACGGCCTGGCGGACGTGAACTGCCCCAACTGCGGCAACAAGGGCCAGTTCACCGAGCCCAAGCAGTTCTCGGGTCTGCTCTCCACCCACCTCGGCCCGACTCAGGACAGCGGCTCCGTCGCCTACCTGCGTCCCGAGACCGCGCAGGGCATCTTCACCAACTTCGCCCAGGTGCAGACCACTTCGCGCCGCAAGCCGCCGTTCGGCATCGCGCAGATGGGCAAGTCCTTCCGCAACGAGATCACGCCCGGCAACTTCATCTTCCGCACTCGCGAGTTCGAGCAGATGGAGATGGAGTTCTTCGTCAAGCCGGGCGAGGACGAGACGTGGCAGGAGTACTGGATGGAGCAGCGCTGGAACTGGTACACCGGCCTGGGCCTGCGCGAGGAGAACATGCGGTGGTTCGAGCACCCCAAGGAGAAGCTCTCCCACTACTCCAAGCGCACCGCCGACATCGAGTACCGATTCCAGTTCGGCGGCAACGAGTGGGGTGAGCTGGAGGGTGTCGCCAACCGCACCGACTACGACCTCGGCGCCCACTCCAAGGCCTCCGGCCAGGACCTGTCGTACTTCGACCAGGACGCCCAGGAGCGCTGGACCCCGTACGTCATCGAGCCGGCGGCCGGTGTCGGGCGCGCGATGCTCGCCTTCCTGCTCGACGCCTACTTCGAGGACGAGGCGCCCAACGCCAAGGGCAAGCTGGAGAAGCGCACGGTGCTGCGCCTCGACCCGCGGCTGTCCCCGGTGAAGGTCGCGGTGCTGCCGCTGTCCCGCAACCCGGAGCTGTCCCCGAAGGCCAAGGGCCTCGCCCAGGCGCTGCGCCAGCACTGGAACATCGACTTCGACGACGCCGGCGCCATCGGCCGCCGCTACCGCCGCCAGGACGAGATCGGCACGCCGTTCTGCGTGACCGTCGACTTCGACACCCTGGACGACAACGCGGTCACCGTCCGCGAGCGTGACTCGATGAAGCAGGAGCGGGTGTCGCTGGACCAGATCGAGGGCTACCTGGCGAGCCGGCTGATCGGCTGCTAG
- a CDS encoding alpha/beta hydrolase, translating to MTQIKQKAALIATSAVLLGLTAPLTTSASAAAPSIQWTKCTGAGLDPRQQCATLRVPMDYADPGGAKIDVAVSRVPSEKRGVRRGALLLIPGGPGGSSLNDPSGKGQKLPQNVRDRYDLIGFAPRGLAPSTSVSCGLDRADLATTKLRPWPAPDGSVAENMVTARRVADACARNGGELIRHLSTVNEARDLDRLRAALGERRISAWGVSYGTYVGAVYNQLFPHRTDRVVLDSNDDPDPTRVSRAWLAGHERGVEDTFPEFAKWAAAPGNENRLAETAAEVRPMVLRLAERLDRSPIPWPGANPAELNGNVLRQTLLDAFYRPSSFPGLARLILAAEAGTVPAAPAAPPESVLQNVTAVGAGTLCNDIVWPTSEADYQKAVDGSRATYPLTAGMPRNAMVCAAWPFTPQQPPVRITDRGPSNVLLVQNERDVATPLAGALKLRRTLGDRAVMVTVNSTGHDAYLANGNACGDETVSRFLATGERPARDAYCR from the coding sequence ATGACGCAGATCAAGCAGAAGGCCGCCCTGATCGCCACCTCCGCCGTCCTCCTCGGCCTCACCGCCCCGCTGACCACGTCCGCCTCCGCCGCCGCTCCCTCCATCCAGTGGACGAAGTGCACAGGCGCCGGCCTCGACCCCCGCCAGCAGTGCGCCACCCTCAGGGTGCCGATGGACTACGCCGATCCAGGCGGGGCGAAGATCGACGTGGCCGTCTCTCGGGTCCCGAGCGAGAAACGAGGGGTCCGGCGTGGCGCTCTGCTGCTGATTCCGGGCGGGCCAGGCGGATCCAGCCTCAACGATCCCTCCGGAAAGGGGCAGAAGCTGCCGCAGAACGTGCGGGACAGGTACGACCTGATCGGGTTCGCGCCACGCGGGCTCGCTCCCTCCACCTCCGTCAGCTGCGGCCTCGACCGCGCCGACCTCGCCACCACCAAGCTGCGGCCCTGGCCCGCCCCGGACGGGTCCGTCGCCGAGAACATGGTCACCGCCCGGCGGGTGGCGGACGCCTGCGCCCGCAACGGCGGTGAGCTGATCCGGCACCTCAGCACCGTCAACGAGGCCCGCGACCTGGACCGTCTCCGGGCCGCGCTCGGCGAGCGCAGAATCTCCGCGTGGGGCGTGTCGTACGGGACATACGTCGGAGCCGTCTACAACCAGTTGTTCCCGCACCGCACCGATCGGGTGGTGCTGGACAGCAACGACGACCCCGATCCCACCCGCGTCTCCCGCGCCTGGCTCGCCGGGCACGAGCGCGGCGTCGAGGACACCTTCCCCGAGTTCGCGAAGTGGGCGGCGGCGCCGGGCAACGAAAACCGGCTGGCCGAGACGGCGGCCGAGGTGCGGCCGATGGTCCTCCGGCTCGCCGAACGTCTCGACCGCTCGCCGATCCCCTGGCCCGGCGCCAACCCCGCGGAGCTGAACGGCAACGTGCTGCGCCAGACCCTGCTGGACGCGTTCTACCGGCCCAGCAGCTTCCCCGGCCTGGCCCGGCTGATCCTGGCCGCCGAGGCCGGCACGGTGCCGGCCGCGCCCGCCGCCCCGCCGGAGTCGGTGCTGCAGAACGTGACCGCCGTCGGCGCCGGGACGCTGTGCAACGACATCGTGTGGCCCACTTCCGAGGCCGATTACCAGAAGGCCGTCGACGGGAGTCGCGCCACGTACCCGCTGACCGCGGGCATGCCGCGCAACGCGATGGTGTGCGCCGCCTGGCCGTTCACGCCCCAGCAGCCGCCGGTACGGATCACCGACCGCGGCCCCTCCAACGTCCTGCTCGTGCAGAACGAACGCGACGTGGCGACCCCGCTGGCCGGCGCCCTCAAGCTCCGCCGCACCCTCGGTGACCGGGCAGTCATGGTCACCGTGAACTCCACCGGCCACGACGCCTACCTCGCCAACGGCAACGCCTGCGGCGACGAGACGGTCTCCCGCTTCCTGGCCACTGGGGAGCGGCCGGCGCGGGACGCCTACTGCCGCTAG